TAACATCAGtctgtttaaattgaattttaacattgttttcatatattcatCAATTAAACGTTTATGCGCCCTCATTCCCCATgaactgatttatttatctcaAAACATATATACACGATATGATCGTCCGTTATCTGagtaaagttgtttattttcgcCACTCGGTAACGTGTTCACGTGTAGTcatgtttaaaagttatatatctcTAAAATACGAAACAATGGAGTGCtgattgttattcaaataaatggctAAATGTATAACgttatataattgaaacaataataattgctcaTCAACATTTCCTAACATTAAAACGACACACAAATGAGAGGGTGGTAAAACACACACAAACGCGCACACACACGTCAGCGGCACCacgagcagcagcagcagcatcAGCAGCGAGCGCAGCATCAGTCGGGCAGTCGGGCGCGAGGCGAAGTGCGTGgaagcaaaaagaaaaaaaatgtgtgtgtgattttgataattgaataataataatataatataatttaattagttagtGGCGTCGGTCGGCTTGCTGTCTCTCTGGCTGGCTGGCTGGCTATCGGGGTGGCCTACGTTGTTTAGCAATGATGGACGGAATtattgaatgtttaaataatttgtctgcctgtctgtgcctgtctgtgtgtctgtgcgttaagtataaattttagagAACCACTAACACTCACGAACGCACACatacatcatacatacatacataaataagtacacaTTCAGATCAGAGTAtcgttaataatttacaatttttatataatattataatgtaataatatataatatacctaacgcaatattattatgtttagttcaatacgtacaataaatacacatacGAGTACATTAACTAAGTGTACAGTGCACACTGTAGGTGCGTACCTACCCCTGGGTACATAGGTACTtggttacttaataataaagcGAACTAGTCGAGTCAGTAAGTCAGTCagtcattattattaagaacaaaTAGTAGAAgttatcgtatcgcttacctatctatttatattatttaaaatagaactaaCTAAATCAGTTACTATTACGTATCTACCTACGTACCCCTCTCACTtaattacttacttacctaACTACTTGAAATCTAAGAAGTGTACATATCTTATAACTTGCGTGATAATGAATAATGTCTTTATTCAATTGGTAGTTTaggggtttatttattttttattattcactctGTTTTCGCTCAATTTCGACATACAACGCGAAACATAAGTATCATAAGTCATGCATTTCCTTCTCGTAGCGTTCggggagagggggggggggggtgtctcACACacgaagaatatacacatatcgTCAAGTCGGCTGGAAGTACATgatcaataattatcattaaaattaccaacctacgtattaatatttgaagtaatacAAGAAgtagaattcattattttatcgattagaAACTTAGGTACacacataatatgattatattatgtaattataatgaacaatttgcggccctgaaaagggccttttgTCAGTTCGGTGTGTTACAGTCGTCACATGGCGCGCAGAACGTCGTCCTAGTTCtcctcgtcgtcgtcgtcgtcgtcgtcgtcgtcgtcgtcgtcgtcgccgccgccgccgccgccgttgTTGTCGTCgttgttgttgtttttattttattttttgtgcgcGGCCTTCACATTGTacgcattatataatatttgtgtcgttgtatttattgattatgatcTTACAATAGGTATTCGCATGTTCAATTTTCGCGTACAATGCGAGATTCGCTCACGCTCAAGTGACTGACGACGTACGGTCGAACGAACGAAACGAACGGGctgacggacggacggacggacggacgatTTACGCATCCATCATGAGAGACTTAACCGCCGAAACCGTAGAGCGTGCGTCCCTGTCGTTTCAGAGCGTACACGACGTCCATAGCGGTGACAGTTTTCCTTTTGGCGTGCTCTGTGTACGTGACGGCGTCACGAATTACGTTCTCGAGGAACACTTTAAGCACACCGCGAGTTTCTTCGTATATCAAACCGGAGATACGCTTCACTCCACCTCTGCGTGCCAAACGGCGAATGGCAGGCTTCGTGATACCCTGGATGTTGTCACGAAGAACTTTCCTGTGACGTTTCGCTCCTCCTTTTCCAAGACCTTTGCCTCCCTTGCCGCGACCGgtcattgttgttgttttggttTAGTTTGATTCGATTATGTTACGTTGTGTTAGATCCGTTCGGCAGACAGTCCGCACGAAATATGTTCCgttcgaatttttttttttttttttttttttttgtatggctACCGCTGATAGCCTGACGCGAGTCGGCTTATTCAGCTACACCGGTCTTCCGGGTGAACGCTTTAGGCGCTCCAGCCCGTTTAATTTAAACGACCACGCTGAGGGCACCCCGAGTGGGGTACGGACCTCGGCTCAGGGCGGTCGTTGGGAGAGGACAGAGACATCATCGATTAGGGAATGATTTTTGTATCCTAGCTCGTGACGTCCGCGGGGACGTCAGAGTTTGCATCAACACTCGGGTTGATATTGACAGGGTCGGGAGGGCGGGggcgcggcgaggtcctcgacggcgaggacggaagCGCGGTCTTGTATCGTGTGTGAGTTTCAATAACTCGTGCTTACGTTTAATGGCCAATGTGATCGCGTCGTCTGGGTCGTTCAGGACAGAGCGCGGGCGTCTCCATTTCGCTCGATCGAATGGAGTGTAAATGGATGCTAAGCGGATTAGCGGGTTTGGGTGGTTGGCTGCTCGGTCGAAATAGCGCCTGCTGTTCATCTGAATgaagtgcctgatggtcggcatgtCGGTGTCCACATGGAGGTTGCGGTTGCGAACGTACCATGGGGCACCGAGTATATGACggagaaatttattttgaacaacTTGCAGTCGCTTAATTCGGCCGGGCAGAATGTGGGCGAATGCGGGCGAAGCGTAAGTCATTATCGGCCTAACACACGTGGTGAAGATCCTAATCTTATTACGGATGGACAGTTTACTTTTTTCTGTTAACGAGCCAATGGAGCTGGCCTAacgcgaatgcggctcgcgcacgtaccgcatttacgtgtgggaTGAAGGTCAGTTTCCTGTCAAGGATCACTCCTAGGTATTTGGCTTTATCAGTCCATGGGATGGGCTGAGAAGCCATCTTGACTTGGTGGGGGTTCAATGGGGCGTTTGCCCACATTGAAGAATATGGCCTGGCTTTTTATGGGGTTTATGGTGATACGCCACCAGCTGAACCACGCGCCGAGTTcgtcggcggcggcctgcaagGTGCGTATCACCTGTGAGGGTCTCTACCGGAAGTGTAGATTGCGGTGTCGTCCGCGAAAAGAGCCAGGTGGGCTTTTTTGGGCTTCGGTATGTCGCTGGTGTACAGCGAGAAGAGGAAGGGGATAGCGCGGATCCTTGGGGACCCCCGCTGTTATGGTGCGGCGGGAAGAAAGAGTTCCTTCCACGCGGTAGCGGAAACCGCGGTTCGACAGGAAGTCTCGaatgatgtgcacgagctgtgtgGGCACATTGTGTTTGTACAGCTTGAAAagcaagccgttgtgccacaccttgtcgaatgctttctctACATCGAAGAAGAGGGCAGCGGTGGGGAAGCCGTGTCTGGCTTTATCATGAATgtgctccgtgatgcggagtattTGGTGGAGGCAACTATGCCTAGTGCGGAAGCCGAATTGCTCCTCGGGAATCAGGTGTTGTTGGTGGGCCACTAGGCGAAGTCGATCGAGCACAATGCGCTCGTATACCTTTCCCACAGTGCTAAGGAGACTGATGGGTCGGTAGGAAGCAGGGTCTTTGGGGGGCTTGCCGGGTTTGTGGATGCCAATCACTACTGCCTCCTTCCACTCTTGTGGAAACAGGCAGTTGCGAAAGGCGGCATCAAAGATGGCAGTGAGTATTTGGATCAAATGCTCAGGGAGCATTTTGAGAACTCGGGTGGGGATTCTGTCCCCTCCGGGGGCTTTTCGTATTTTGAGTGCCTTGATCAGTGAGACGACTTCTTCTATCCGCACCGGGGCGAGGGGTCGGGCGGCGCGTCGACGTCCGGGTCGGTGTTGGCGAATGTTGGTCGCGAGTTTGGTGTCGGCGGTGGGATAGAGTTCCTACTTTCGACTAGCTCGTTAACCCTAATGAGTTGGGCAGGATTTACCGGGACTGTGTCGAGCGAACACTGAGATTCCAGGCTGTCGGCAAGTAGTGAACTCCATGCGCCCGTTTTTATACTGCCACGTACGACGAAAACGACGGCGCGGGTTGGGGAGGGGAGGAAGCGCGCGAGGAGAATGGTTGGGGGGGTTATACTAACTTACTCACGCGGCTGTGATAGGCGGAACGCGACGGTGCTATAATAACCCACGGAGACAGCGAAAACGATGGCAATATAATAATGACACCGCAAGTTATCTTAAAACCCCTACCGCTACCGAGTTGATGCAATTTGCAGTCTCTTCAATTTcttctctttaaaaaaaaaaaatatttttataaatataaaaattcatcgattcatcgatattataattattaccagtaattatgttattttctttataaagttaagAAGGTAACTAACCTAAATTTGTtgcgttaatattattaatattttattaacaatatacacaAATCTATGTGTTTAGTGTTGAGtacggtaatattattatgaatataatatgccataaaggtaatatatacttagtctgtcGTTTACTTGCCGAGTCTCGTTTCGTAGACGATGTaagaaacaaattgtaattatattttgaaatatatgcggccctgaaaagggccttttaatgattaaaagtcATGATGCGCGAATCACGCGTGCGTCAATTTCGccttcatttgtaaatataataatataaatgtttcgcGATATTATGTGTTTCTAATAATATGCGAGGAGCGAGCTGCGATGCACGCgcgcacattattttaaacacccgtcgtgttgaataatatttattgttattattattattattattctacaacGATGACGACGACGACGTTGGTTGCAAGAGCGAACGGCGGCGTTTAAGCTCTCTCCCCTCTGATTCTGCGCGCCAACTGTATATCCTTTGGCATGATGGTAACACGCTTGGCGTGAATGGCGCAAAGGTTCGTGTCTTCGAAAAGACCGACCAGGTAAGCTTCGCTGGCCTCCTGCAGCGCCATGACGGCGGAACTTTGGAAACGCAGATCGGTTTTGAAATCTTGCGCTATCTCACGAACCAAACGCTGGAACGGTAATTTGCGAATCAGAAGTTCCGTACTTTTCTGGTAACGACGGATCTCACGGAGAGCGACAGTGCCGGGCCTGTAACGGTGAGGTTTCTTCACTCCGCCTGTTGCGGGAGCACTCTTCCTGGCGGCCTTGGTCGCCAGCTGCTTACGTGGCGCTTTGCCACCGGTTGATTTTCTAGCTGTTTGCTTAGTACGCGCCATTGTGTTGATCAACCAACcaaccaaacaaacaaataaataaacaacgaacgaacgaacgaacgaacgaactcACAAAGCGATCGACCGTCACGCGCAGAGGTTTGATTAAGAATGTAAAAccataccttttttttttttggtactgacatacgt
The Manduca sexta isolate Smith_Timp_Sample1 unplaced genomic scaffold, JHU_Msex_v1.0 HiC_scaffold_3134, whole genome shotgun sequence genome window above contains:
- the LOC119192763 gene encoding histone H3, with the protein product MARTKQTARKSTGGKAPRKQLATKAARKSAPATGGVKKPHRYRPGTVALREIRRYQKSTELLIRKLPFQRLVREIAQDFKTDLRFQSSAVMALQEASEAYLVGLFEDTNLCAIHAKRVTIMPKDIQLARRIRGERA
- the LOC119192762 gene encoding histone H4, with protein sequence MTGRGKGGKGLGKGGAKRHRKVLRDNIQGITKPAIRRLARRGGVKRISGLIYEETRGVLKVFLENVIRDAVTYTEHAKRKTVTAMDVVYALKRQGRTLYGFGG